ACGCGTACCCCTCCGCCCCCGCCCCGGACGCGTACCCCAAGGGCGTCCACCCCGGCGCCTCCGCGGGCGACCCCTCCGAGACCATGCCGCTGCTGTTGCGCGGTGTCGGCGACGTACCGCCCGCGCACGAGCGGGCGCGGGGGCGCGGGCGCAAGCGGGGCGTCATGGTCGCGGCGGTGGCCGCGGTCGCCGTGGCGGGCACCGCGGCCCTGGCGGCGGCCGTCCTCGGCGGCGCGGACGAGACCGACGACCGGGCGGCCGTGCCCGACGTGACCACGAGCGCCTCCCTGAACGTCGCCGTGTCGGAGGCCCCGTCCCCGTCCTCGGAGACGCCGGAGCCGACCGCCTCCTCCCCGACGCCGCACCGGACGTCCGCGTCGCCGTCGGCGACCCCCTCCCCGAGCCGTACGACCGCGAGCGCGTCGGCGGCCCCTCCGGCCGCCACTCGTTCCGCGGCTCCGACGGCCGCGGCGCCGACGACGGCCACACCGTCCGCACAGCCGCCGCAGCCGACCGAGGAAGCGGCGGCCACGCTGAGCCTCGGCTCCTCGGGCGACGAGGTCGTCGAGCTCCAGGCGCGGCTGACCCTGGCGGGGGCGTACCACGGTGACGTGGACGGGGAGTACGACCAGGAGGTCTGGCGCGCGGTGAAGAACTACCAGTCGTGGATGTACATCCAGGGCGACCCGAAGGGTGTGTACGGCCCCCACACGCGCGAGGCCCTGGAGCGGAGCACCTGGCTCTAGACCGCCGTACGACGGCTGGGCGGCGGGCCGCGGGATTCCGGAGCGCGGACCGGTTGGCCAAGACGGCCCCGGGTTTTGTATCGTAGAAGAACAAAGTGGCCCCGCCCGCACTCCCTGACCGGTGGGCGGGACCACTTCGTTCTCCGTGCCACCCCTTCTGGAGACCCGATGGCCGCCACCACCCCGGCAACGCTCACCGCCCGCGCCCTCCTCCTCGACATGGACGGCACCCTCGTGAACTCGGACGCCGTCGTCGAGCGCTGCTGGCGCCGCTGGGCGGACCGCCAGGGTCTCGACGCGGGCGAGGTGATGAAGGTGGTCCACGGCCGCCAGGGGTTCGCGACGATGGCGGTCCTGCTTCCGGACCGCCCGATGGCGGAGAACCACGCGGACAACCGGGTGATGCTGGCCGAGGAGACCGCCGACCTCGACGGGGTCGTCCCCGTCGCCGGCGCCCCCGCCTTCATGGCCGCCATCGCGGACCTGCCGCACGCCCTGGTGACCTCGGCGGACGAGGCGCTCGCCCAGGCCCGGATGGGTGCGGCGGCGCTCCGGATGCCGGAGGTCCGGGTCACGGCCGAGATGGTCGGTGCCAGCAAGCCGGACCCGGAGGGCTTCCTCAAGGGCGCGGCGGCGCTGGGCTTCGCGCCGGCGGACTGCGTGGTCTTCGAGGACTCCGAGGCGGGCATCCAGGCGGGCCGTGCGGCCGGTATGCGCGTGGTGGGCGTCGGCCCGCGCGCTGCGGCCTTCGCACCGGACGCGCACGTCGCCGACCTCACGCGACTGCGGGTGGAGCCCGCGGCTGACGGCTCGATCACGCTGACCGTCCTGGCGTAACCCTCCCCCTTTTCTCCCGACTCGCGCGCGACCGGACCTTCCGGCCGCGCGCGAACCGTTTCCCGCCCGTCCCCGACCCACCTTCCCCCGACTCCCTGACCGCGGGCGGAATCTGGCACTCCATCAGGACACGTCACACCCCTTGATGTGACGTGTCCATGTCGCCACCCTGTTACCTGGCGCACCCCCCACCGAAACCTGGCGCCGCCACGATGACCGGGCCCACCGCCCGGCACCCCGCGGGGACGCAGTCAGCCAAGGTCCCCCCACATCAAGGGAGTTCACATGCCCACCGGCATGATCTACGCGCGTCGACTCGCCGTACTCGCCACCTCCGCCGCCCTCACCGTCACCGGCCTCCTCGCCACCGCCCCGGCCGCGCAGGCCGCGATGCCCACCCCGGTCAGCGCCGCGACCGCCCGCACCTACCTGGCCGCCCTCACGGTCAAGGCGGAAGGTTCCACCTCGGGTTACAGCCGGGACCTCTTCCCCCACTGGATCACCCAGTCCGGCACCTGCAACACGCGCGAGACGGTCCTCAAGCGCGACGGCGTGAACGTCGCCACCGACTCCAACTGTGCCGCGATCAGCGGCAGCTGGTACTCCGAGTACGACGGCGCCACCTGGACCGTAGCGTCCGACCTCGACATCGACCACATGGTCCCGCTCGCCGAGGCCTGGCGCTCGGGCGCGAACTCCTGGACCACCGCGCAGCGGCAGGGCTTCGCGAACGACCTCACCCGGCCGCAGCTCATAGCCGTCACCGACAACGTCAACCAGGCCAAGGGCGACCAGGACCCGGCGACGTGGCTGCCCTCGCGGACGGCCTACCGCTGCACGTACGTCCGGGCCTGGGTGCAGGTCAAGTACTACTGGAACCTCAGCGTCGACTCCGCCGAGAAGAGCGCCCTCCAGTCCGTACTCAACGGCTGCTGAAAGAAGCGCTGCTGAACCCGCGTCAGCGACGGTCGTCGGGGAGTGAGCCGTGCCACACGCTCCCCGATGACAGAATGTTGAACTTGCAAGTATTAGTGAGGGGTGCCTAACCTTACGGCCTCATCGGTTTCCGTCCCCCCGCGCCCCGCTCCCCACGAACGGGGCCGCCAGGCCGAAGGAGTCCCACCCCCATGACCGCTCAGAGCACTACCCCCGCGAGCCTCACGGCACGCCTGAACCAGGCCCAGCCCTACGCGCTCGGCCTCTTCCGCATCGTCGTCGGCCTGCTCTTCGCCTGCCACGGCGCCTCCTCGCTCTTCGGCCTCCTCGGCGGCACGGCGATACCCGCCGGCACCTGGCCGGGCTGGTACGCGGCCGTCATCCAGCTCGGCGCCGGCGTCCTGGTCCTGGCCGGACTCGGCACCCGCAGCGCCGCCTTCCTCGCCTCGGGCTCGATGGCGTACGCGTACTTCAAGGTCCACCAGCCGGAGTCGCTCTTCCCGCTCCAGAACGGCGGCGAGGGCGCGGCCATGTTCTGCTGGGCCTTCGCGCTGCTCGTGTTCACGGGCCCGGGCGCGCTGGCCCTGGACCGGCTCTTCGGCGCCGGCGAGGCCACGGACGCGAAGACCCGCGAGGAGCGGGGCACGCCGGTCGCGGCCTGACGCACGAGCCACCTAGCGGAGGGGGCCGGAATCCGCAGTGCGGTTTCCGGCCCTTCTGGGTGCCGGGGCCCGACCCTTCTCCCCCACCCCACTCATCCCGCCCATTCCCCCACCGGGCCGGGCCGCGTCCCGCCCCGGGGCCCACCGGCAGCGGGCCCCCCGCCCCCGCGTAGGCTCTGGCCCTGTGAATCTGCTCGACAGCCTGGGCTCGCTGCGGTCGCTCACCGCCGGTCCATGGATCTATCCGGTGGTGGCGACGTCGATCCTGCTCGACGTCTTCCTGCCCGTGCTGCCGAGCGGCTTCCTGGTGATCACCGCCGCCACGGCGGCGGCGACGGCGACCGGCGCATCCACCGGCGTACCGTCGGTCCTCCCCCTGCTCCTCTGCGCGGCGACCGCCTCGACGCTCGGCGACTTCCTGGCGTACCGCCTGGCGCTGCGGGGCGGGGCCAGGCTGGACCGGGCGATCGCACGCTCCCGCCGCCTCTCGCTGGCGCAGGAACGTCTCGGCACCGCGCTGGCCCGGGGCGGCGGGCTGCTCGTCGTCCTCGCGCGCTTCGCCCCGGCCGGCCGCTCCGTGGTCTCGCTGGGCGCGGGCGCGGCGAAGCGGAGGGTCGAGGAGTTCCTGCCGTGGTCGGCGCTGGCGGGCGTGACCTGGGCCTCGTACAGCGTGGGGCTCGGGTGGCTGGGCGGTCAGTGGCTGGGCGCGACCTGGTTCAGCGCGGGGGTGTCGACCCTGGCGCTGTTCCTGGCGGGCGGCCTCGCCGCGTACCTCATCCGGCGCCCGGCCACGACTCCGGCACCCGCGTCCTGACGGCAGCGGTCCGCGACTCCCACGTCCCCGATCACAGAAGGCGGGCGGCTACCGCGCCGCGACAGCCACGGGCTGAGGCTCCCGCGCCCTGACGTCAGCACCGTGGTCGTGGTGATCGTGGTCGTGGTCGTGGTCGTGGTCGTGGTGATCGTGGCGATGCGCGCCGCGCACCACCAGACCGTCCAGAAGTCTCGCGGTCGCGTCGGCGATCTCGTCCACGGCCCGCTCGAAGACCTCGCGGTTGTGGGCGGCGGGGGCGCGGAAGCCGGAGACCTTGCGGACGTACTGCAGGGCGGCGGCGCGGATGTCGTCCTCGGTCGCCTCCTCGGGCAGCGCGGGCGGACGGAGAGTCTTGATGCTGCGGCACATGTCTCCAGTGTGGCGCGCCCCACTGACAACCGCCCGGAACGGCCGGCGGAACCCCCGGAACCACCCGTGGAACCCCGCGGAACCGCCCCCTGACCTACCCCCTCACCTACCCCCCCCCGTTACCTTTTTCACGGCTCCGCAATGGAGCCTCCGGCCTCGGGTCCGGCATGACTTCCCCCTCCTGTTGTTGATGATCCGGGGGGGTGGTGTCACCGGGCCCGGAGGCATCGACGGACCGCTAATGAGGGGCTTGAGCACCGGCTTCACCCGAGCCGGAAGCTCTCCGTAACGTGGGTGTGGCAGCTCGGTGCCGAGGCAAGGCCGGACGAAAGCGTGATGGAGGGGCCTGCACGTGATCGACATCGGCGACATCGACGTATTCCTCGGCCTGGACGTCGGCAAGGGCGAACACCACGCCACCGCCGTCACCCCGGCCGGGAAGAAGGCGTTCGACAAGCGGCTGCCCAACACCGAACCCAGGCTCCGCGAGCTGTTCGCGAAACTCCAGGCCAAGCACGGAACGGTGCTGGTCGTGGTCGACCAGCCGGCCTCGATCGGGGCCCTGCCGCTGGCAGTCGCCCGGGACATGGGCTGCCCCGTCGCCTACCTGCCCGGCCTGACGATGCGGCGAATCGCCGACCTCTACCCAGGCGAGGCCAAGACCGACGCGAGGGACGCGTTCATCATCGCCGACGCCGCCCGAGCGATGCCCCACACGCTGCGGGCGATCGACGGCGAGGACGAGACAGTCGCCGAGCTGGAGATGATCGTCGGCTTCGACGACGACCTGGCCGGCGAGGCAACCCGGGTCGCCAACCGGCTGCACGGCCTGCTCACCCAGATCCATCCGTCGCTGGAACGGGTCCTGGGGCCGCGGTTGCAGCACCCAGCCGTCCTCGCCCTGCTGGAGCGGTTCGGCTCACCCGCCCAGATCCGCAAGGCGGGCAGGCGCCGACTGGTCACGTTGTTACGGCCGAAGGCGCCGCGGATGGCCGAGCGGCTGGTTGAAGAGATCTTCGCGGCCCTGGACGAGCAGACCGTCACCGTTCCCGGCACGGACGCGGCCTCACTGATCGTCCCGAGCCTGGCCAGCTCACTGACGGCCGTCCTGGACCAGCGCAAACTACTGGCCGGGCGAATCGAGGAACTGCTGGAGGCACACCCTCTTTCGAAGGTCCTGATCTCGATGCCGGGAGTCGGCGTCAGGACCGGAGCCAGGAAGGGAAAGCACCACACCCAGGCCCTGCTCTGCCTCGCCCGACGCCGGGCCGACGTCCTCTTCGCAATGCTCCGCGACGGAACCTTCTACGAGTCCCGGCCTACCGCAGTGGCATGAGATCGCTCACGAGTCGCGCTGCATGGACGTCGAGAGGGGCGACTCGCAGTCGAAATCGAAAGTCTCTACGGCGGCGTCAGCGGGAAAGTCTGGGTGGTCGTGCCAGATTCCAGCCAAGGCGACCAGCAGGTTCCACGAGGCGGTTGCATGCAGCTCCGTCTCCCCTGAGTGCTCAGCCGGTGAGTTTCGGTGGAAGATCACCGCCGCGATCTGTTTGTTCGCGGCCAGGCGCAGGGCTGCGGCCGTGCGGCGGGCTTCGCCTTGAAGCGGAGCGGTTTCGGGGATGCGTGCCGACACGAAGCCAGCCAGCCGTGCGACCTGGTCCTCAGTGATCCGTTCCACTCATACCCCTGCGGCTAGCAACCCTATTCACCTGCGACGGCGCCAACTATCGCACCGGGCTGACACCGCCATGGGCGATGGGAGGCCTAGACAGCTTGACCAAAGACATAGGGGCACCCCCGCCCCCTCACCCGCCCCCGAGCCCGCGTCTGCTCCGTGCGTTGATCTCGGCGGTGCGGGCCCGCAGCTCGTGCAGGGGCGTGGCGGGCTGGACGTCGACGGGCTCGGCCTCCCACTCGCCGCCGCCGTGGACGGCGCGGATCAGAAAGCGCCCGGAGACGCACTCCACATAGAAACCGACCCGCCCCGTGGCGGTGTCGCGGACGAGGTCACCGACCTCGGGCAGTGGCTGCACGCATCCCCTCCGTCCCGAATCCTGAAGCCTGGGGACACTCAGGGAAGCGCGGCGACCCCGCCCTGTCAACGTATCTCTAGAGATGTCCCCCGATGGATGGATCGACCGGGCGGGACGGCGTACTGGTGTGCACCGGGGCCGAGGAGCGCGCCGTAGGGTGTCCCGCAATGGAAGGGAGTGGTCCACCCGTGACTGACCAGGACAGCGCTCGTCGGCCCAAGTACCAGCGCATCGCCGACGAGTTGAGAACCGCGATCCAGTCGGGCGCCTTCGCGCCGGGCGATCGGCTCCCCGGCGAGAACGACCTCATGTCGACCTACGACGTGGCCCGCATGACCGCTCGCCAGGCCCTCTCCGTCCTGCGTACGGAAGGGCTCACGGAGGCGCGCAAGGGCGCCGGGGTCTTCGTCCGGGTCTTCCGCCCGCTGCGCCGCCGGGGCATCCCGCGCCTCGCCGGGGAGCAGTGGGGCAGTGGCCGCTCGGTGTGGTCGGCGGACGTCGAGGACCGGGAGCTGGTCGTGGACCAGATCGAGGTGGGCGAGACGGAGGCCGGGGACCGGGTCGCGGGGGCGCTGAACCTGGCGCCGGGGGCACCGGTCTGCGTCCGCAGCCGCCGTTTCGTACTCGACGCGAAGCCGGTGCTGCTCTCCGTCTCGTACCTCTCGGCCGAGCTGGTACGCGGTACGCCGATCGCGGAGCCGGACACGGGCCCGGGCGGTACGTACGCGCGGCTGACGGAACTGGGGCACCGGCCGGTGCGGTTCCGGGAGGAGATCCGCTGCCGGATGCCGACGGCGGACGAGTCGGACCGGCTCTCCCTGGAGCTCGGGACGCCGGTGGTCCTGATCGGGCGCACGGCGTTCACGGGGCCGGGGATGGCGGTGGAGCTCAACGAGATGACGCTGGACTCGTCGTCGTACGTCCTGGAGTACGACTTCGACGCATAGCGGCGGCCTCGAACCGGGCGCCGGGGTCGGCGTGGACGACGTCGCCGGGGAACTCGGCGGCGGCCAGGGCGACGGCGTCCGCCGGACTGGTCCCCGGCCCGACGTGGGTCACGACGAGCCGGCCGGCACGGGCGTCGGCGGCGCTGCGTCCGGCCTGGGCGGCGGAATGATGCCCGGGCGCAGAGCCGTCGGCCTCACAGACGAACAGATCGCACCCCTCGGCCAGCTCGACCAGGGAGGAACAGGGCTCGCAGTCCCCGGAGTGCACGAGGGAGGCCCCTGCCTCGTCCTCCACGCGCAGGGCGAAGGCGGGCAGGCCGCCGTGCTCGACGGCGCGGGAGCGAAGGGTGAGCCCCCCGACGCGTACGACATGCCCGTCGTGCAACTCCTCGACGGCGAAGGCCTTTTCGACGGGGCTGCGGGCGGGTCCGTTCGTCAGGAAGGCGGCGAGGCGATCGGCGATGCCGGGCGGCCCGAAGAGGGGCACGGGCAGCGGGAGGTCGAGCCCGGCGTACAGCAGCGCGTAGGAGGCGGTGAGCAGGTCGGCGCTGTGGTCGGCGTGGAGGTGGGAGATCCACACGGCATCGACCGACCCGAGCGACACGTAACGCTGGAGCTCGGCGAGGGTGCCGGTCCCGGCGTCCACCCAGAGGCGGACGCCGCCACCCTCGACGAGGTAGCCGGAGCAGGCGTTGCCGGG
This is a stretch of genomic DNA from Streptomyces sp. R44. It encodes these proteins:
- a CDS encoding peptidoglycan-binding protein, translated to MAAAEDFDPLRIRPYVTLDASEGPAGPYEAAAGADAGGAGVTGVGPAGVGLTGVGPADGVAAGPDAQQTALLPTYSTGDAATAHVPAAYATEDPPTAHVPAYPAQDPPTAHIPAYSTEDPPTTQLAAIRPEGAYPAGPESEAYPAAAHPGAYPGAPGTDAYPSAPAPDAYPKGVHPGASAGDPSETMPLLLRGVGDVPPAHERARGRGRKRGVMVAAVAAVAVAGTAALAAAVLGGADETDDRAAVPDVTTSASLNVAVSEAPSPSSETPEPTASSPTPHRTSASPSATPSPSRTTASASAAPPAATRSAAPTAAAPTTATPSAQPPQPTEEAAATLSLGSSGDEVVELQARLTLAGAYHGDVDGEYDQEVWRAVKNYQSWMYIQGDPKGVYGPHTREALERSTWL
- a CDS encoding HAD-IA family hydrolase; translation: MAATTPATLTARALLLDMDGTLVNSDAVVERCWRRWADRQGLDAGEVMKVVHGRQGFATMAVLLPDRPMAENHADNRVMLAEETADLDGVVPVAGAPAFMAAIADLPHALVTSADEALAQARMGAAALRMPEVRVTAEMVGASKPDPEGFLKGAAALGFAPADCVVFEDSEAGIQAGRAAGMRVVGVGPRAAAFAPDAHVADLTRLRVEPAADGSITLTVLA
- a CDS encoding HNH endonuclease family protein yields the protein MPTGMIYARRLAVLATSAALTVTGLLATAPAAQAAMPTPVSAATARTYLAALTVKAEGSTSGYSRDLFPHWITQSGTCNTRETVLKRDGVNVATDSNCAAISGSWYSEYDGATWTVASDLDIDHMVPLAEAWRSGANSWTTAQRQGFANDLTRPQLIAVTDNVNQAKGDQDPATWLPSRTAYRCTYVRAWVQVKYYWNLSVDSAEKSALQSVLNGC
- a CDS encoding DoxX family protein, which encodes MTAQSTTPASLTARLNQAQPYALGLFRIVVGLLFACHGASSLFGLLGGTAIPAGTWPGWYAAVIQLGAGVLVLAGLGTRSAAFLASGSMAYAYFKVHQPESLFPLQNGGEGAAMFCWAFALLVFTGPGALALDRLFGAGEATDAKTREERGTPVAA
- a CDS encoding DedA family protein, with the translated sequence MLDSLGSLRSLTAGPWIYPVVATSILLDVFLPVLPSGFLVITAATAAATATGASTGVPSVLPLLLCAATASTLGDFLAYRLALRGGARLDRAIARSRRLSLAQERLGTALARGGGLLVVLARFAPAGRSVVSLGAGAAKRRVEEFLPWSALAGVTWASYSVGLGWLGGQWLGATWFSAGVSTLALFLAGGLAAYLIRRPATTPAPAS
- a CDS encoding IS110 family transposase → MIDIGDIDVFLGLDVGKGEHHATAVTPAGKKAFDKRLPNTEPRLRELFAKLQAKHGTVLVVVDQPASIGALPLAVARDMGCPVAYLPGLTMRRIADLYPGEAKTDARDAFIIADAARAMPHTLRAIDGEDETVAELEMIVGFDDDLAGEATRVANRLHGLLTQIHPSLERVLGPRLQHPAVLALLERFGSPAQIRKAGRRRLVTLLRPKAPRMAERLVEEIFAALDEQTVTVPGTDAASLIVPSLASSLTAVLDQRKLLAGRIEELLEAHPLSKVLISMPGVGVRTGARKGKHHTQALLCLARRRADVLFAMLRDGTFYESRPTAVA
- a CDS encoding GntR family transcriptional regulator, whose protein sequence is MTDQDSARRPKYQRIADELRTAIQSGAFAPGDRLPGENDLMSTYDVARMTARQALSVLRTEGLTEARKGAGVFVRVFRPLRRRGIPRLAGEQWGSGRSVWSADVEDRELVVDQIEVGETEAGDRVAGALNLAPGAPVCVRSRRFVLDAKPVLLSVSYLSAELVRGTPIAEPDTGPGGTYARLTELGHRPVRFREEIRCRMPTADESDRLSLELGTPVVLIGRTAFTGPGMAVELNEMTLDSSSYVLEYDFDA
- a CDS encoding MBL fold metallo-hydrolase, yielding MGSDLLRITVLGSATPFPRPGNACSGYLVEGGGVRLWVDAGTGTLAELQRYVSLGSVDAVWISHLHADHSADLLTASYALLYAGLDLPLPVPLFGPPGIADRLAAFLTNGPARSPVEKAFAVEELHDGHVVRVGGLTLRSRAVEHGGLPAFALRVEDEAGASLVHSGDCEPCSSLVELAEGCDLFVCEADGSAPGHHSAAQAGRSAADARAGRLVVTHVGPGTSPADAVALAAAEFPGDVVHADPGARFEAAAMRRSRTPGRTTTSPASSR